Within the Deltaproteobacteria bacterium genome, the region AGTCCGGCAGCTAAGATTATTTAGCTGCAACTCGGTTGCGGCCTTAAGACTTCTAGGCCTTTACTCACAGCAGCGGTATGATCGTATCTCGAACTTTTCGGGGTAGGGTCGTACCTGCTAGCTTGAGGAGGGTGCTATGAAGGACTTGCTGCAGCAACTAGTTAAAGGCCAAAGTGGCTTTGTTGAGTTGCGCTATCATAAACGAATCTCGAACTCTTTTATGGCGCAAAAAGGCCGGGTCGACGTCGCTAATCACTCCATTACTGAGGGTGTAGGTGTGCGCGCTCTGGTTGGCAATGCCTGGGGTTTTGCTGCTACCGCTGACATTAGCGAAGCGGCGATTAAGCGCGCCATGAAGCAGGCTCAGGAAAACGCCATGGCCCTTGCTAAGGCTAGAGCTAAGGGTGAGCTGCACCTGGCGCGTGGACGCCTGAGCACGGCCGCGTTCACTGGACCTGGATATGATGAGCTGATAGCGATGCCGCTTGCTGACAAGTTGGGGCAGATAGTTGGTCTGGAGCGCAAATTGGCGCAAGCCTCGCACAAGATGCATACGGCACGTTGTCGCTACAATGAGATTATTGAAGAGAAGGCTATTGTAACTTCCGACGGTGCGGCTTGCTCCCTCAGGCTGGCGCAGCCAGAACTGTCGCTCACGGCGATCGCCGAAAAAGATGGGGAGCGGGCCACCGGACAACGTGGCGCAGGTGTTAGTGGCGGCTGGAATTGCCTTTTAGCGCACCCATCCCTTATGGATGCAGTCGATGCGACGGCTAAAACCGCGGTCGATCTCCTCAGTGCCAAGTACCCTGAGGGTGGCCAGAAGACGGTGATCCTGTCCCCTGCGGTGGTAGGTCTCCTCTGTCACGAGGCGATCGGGCACACGGTTGAGGCAGACTTTGTGAAGGCCGGATCTGTTGCCCAAGGTAAGATCGGTCAGCGCGTCGCTTCGGATCTGGTCACCATGGCTGATAGCGGCCGCGAAACCATAGCCGGATATGCGGTAGGCAACCTGCCATTTGATGACGAGGGCGTGGAGACGGAAAACACCGTCATCATCGAAAAGGGCATGCTTAAGTCATACCTGCATAATCGTGAGACAGCAGCTGAATTTGGTGTGGCGCCGACCGGCAATGCGCGGGCCTGGTTATTTAACGATGAGCCACTAATCCGCATGCGCAATACGTACCTCATGCCCGGCACTAGCCGCCTAGCGGATATGATCGCTGGCATTGACGATGGCTACTTGGTTGAAGGTGCGGGTTCAGGGCAGGCCGATGCCAACGGCGAATTTATGTTTGGCACAGGTTATGTTTACCGCATCAAAGGCGGCAAAAAGACCGAGCTGCTTCGCGAGGCAACCCTTTCGGGTATCGCCTTTGATGTGCTGAAAACGGTCGATGCGGTGAGTGAGGAGTTCCTCTGGGATTTGGGTACCGGTTACTGCGGCAAGGGTCAAGCTGCCAAAGTTGATGCCGGCGGTCCTTACGTACGCTGCAAGATTACGGTCGGAGGGGAGCAGAAATGAGCGCTAAACATGAAGTCAATGATTTGGATTTGACCCAGGTAGCAAGCAGTTTAGAGCGGCTAGCTGAATTTGGCTTATCTACAGCCAAGAAGTTAGGCGCGGATGCTGCAAAGATTAGCACCGGCGCGTCATTTGAGAAGCGCCTGGTCGTAGATAACAAAGAGTTTACTCTGGCCAACAGTCTAGCCTCTCGCAGTATTGGCATCGTCGTCCACAAGGATCAAAAAAAGGGCTCAGCCTCAGTCAATATCACCAATGAGGAGAGCATTAAACACGCAGTAGAGAGTGCTCTGGCGCTGGCCAAGTATTCGGTTCCAGACCCAGATTTAGTGTTTGCCAGTAAGGCTGAGGCACCAAAGGCCAAGGCTCTTGACTTCCTGTTTGAGGACAAACTCGCTCATCTCGACCTCGCCGCGATGACGGCTGATATGCAGGAGACCCTAGGGCGTCTAGGCGCTGATCCGAGGCTGGCCTTAGAGCGCTACGAAATGGCCGTAAACGTTTCGTTTCATGCCCTCGCTAGCACCACGGGTATGACGCAGGCGGAGCGTCAAACGATGGCTAGTTGGTCATTTATGGGTATGGGGCGGTCGGGTGACGAAGTCACGGGCTTTGACTACGACGGGAATTTTTCCTTTACTGCTGATGCCATCTTGCAGCGCAGTCTCACCGATGCTGATCGCTTTGTAAAACGGGTCCTTGGACTCTTCAATCCAGTCAGGTGCCCAAGTTATCGTGGCGCGGTGCTGCTCAGTCCACGTGCAGTTCAAGAGCTCTTACTAGGTATGATGCTCTACCATGCTGGTGGTAGGCAGGTCATGGACGGCAAGAGTCGGTGGGATAAATCGGTCGGCAGCAAGGTGGCGTCGTCCCTATTCACACTGACGGATCTGCCTCATGACGTTCGGTTTTCCGGGGCGACTGCCTTTGATAGCGACGGGGTGCCCACCCGGAGTCAAAGTATTGTAGAGAGGGGTGTACTCACGCGGCACCTGCACGATTGTTATAGTGCAAAGCGCTGTCATGCGAGCACTACGGGGACGGCAGGTGGACCTTTTGCACTGTCTCTGAGCGCGGGTGACAAAGCTCTTGCCACTATCCTGAAGGAGCACGATCAACTTCTCGTGGTGGACCGGTTTTCCGGCAACTCGGATCCCATAAAAGGTGACTTCAGCGGTGTGGCAAAAAGTAGCCGCCTTTTCCAACATGGCGACGATCGCGGCAGTGTGACGGAAACTATGATTGCAGGTAACTTTTTTGCCATCGCTGATGCTGTCTTAGCCGTTAGTAAAGAAGTCGAAATCGTCAGCGGTGGATTTGTCAGTCCCTACGTGCTGGTTGACGGAGTCTCGGTAACTGGCGAGTAGTAGAGTCGTTCGCAGCGTCATTAGACAGGGGAAATCATTTGGTTACATCGTTGAAAAGGCGGGGTAATCAAATGATTTTTACTTTTCACTCAAGTTCCTGCACCTATCATCCGACACCCTCATGAAGAGACGCTGAAGCGCATTGCTGATGTGTCCTCAGGATTTGAAGGATAAACAACTAGAGGGGTCCAGGATGATCGTTCAAGTAAAACACCATTTATTAGCTCTGATAGCTTGTGGTGCTGTGACTCTCGCCTGTTCGACCGAATCGGCGTCTTCGAAGGGGTCCAGGCAAGCAGCGAAGCCGTCGCGACTGATCGACGGTGACGATGATGAAGCTGGTGACGAAGACGATGCGGATCTCGATGCCTGCGGGCTTGATGGCGATACGTACAGCCTCGCATTGAATAGCACTGACGACGATAGTTGGGATACTGACCAGTGTGACCCGGACGTCGCGGCACCCAAGACGAATGCGCTGCCTAAAGGTAATCCAGGTGCACCAAATCCCACGACGACGACCCTACCACCAACCACAGCCCAGGTGCCTCCTACAATTGGCGGTGGACTTGGCGGTGGTGGCTTAGGCTCAGGTGCAGGTGGGCTCGGTGGCCTCGGTGGTGGTGGAGCAGGTGGCCTCGGTGGCCTCGGTGGTGGTGGAGCAGGTGGCCTCGGCGGACTAGGCTCTCTCCTTGGTGGTGCAGGTGGTGGTGGCTTGGGCTCTTTACTCGGTGGTGGTGGCGGCTTTGGTTCGCTCCTAGGTGGTCTCTTTGGGGGGCTAGGTGGCACACAGCCAGGCAGCCCGTAATTTTAACGAAGCTAGCGGTTACGAATCATGATGCACCTTTCTCGCACCTTCATCTTCACGCAACTTCTTGGGGCATTGGCGTGTAAGCCCCAAGTGGAGCCGACAATGGATGCTGGTACGCGCTCCGAACCGCCAAGGCCAGTAGCTGCAGCCCTCACTGGTCTTGGAAATTGCACGATTCGCGCATTGAGAATACCGACCGACGACTATCGGTACACCTACTATGATCAATTAGCGAAACTTGCGACTAGTAAACTCGATGCAGAGCGAGGTCCTTGTGACTTTGACGCGGTGCCTTTTATG harbors:
- a CDS encoding TldD/PmbA family protein — translated: MKDLLQQLVKGQSGFVELRYHKRISNSFMAQKGRVDVANHSITEGVGVRALVGNAWGFAATADISEAAIKRAMKQAQENAMALAKARAKGELHLARGRLSTAAFTGPGYDELIAMPLADKLGQIVGLERKLAQASHKMHTARCRYNEIIEEKAIVTSDGAACSLRLAQPELSLTAIAEKDGERATGQRGAGVSGGWNCLLAHPSLMDAVDATAKTAVDLLSAKYPEGGQKTVILSPAVVGLLCHEAIGHTVEADFVKAGSVAQGKIGQRVASDLVTMADSGRETIAGYAVGNLPFDDEGVETENTVIIEKGMLKSYLHNRETAAEFGVAPTGNARAWLFNDEPLIRMRNTYLMPGTSRLADMIAGIDDGYLVEGAGSGQADANGEFMFGTGYVYRIKGGKKTELLREATLSGIAFDVLKTVDAVSEEFLWDLGTGYCGKGQAAKVDAGGPYVRCKITVGGEQK
- a CDS encoding TldD/PmbA family protein produces the protein MSAKHEVNDLDLTQVASSLERLAEFGLSTAKKLGADAAKISTGASFEKRLVVDNKEFTLANSLASRSIGIVVHKDQKKGSASVNITNEESIKHAVESALALAKYSVPDPDLVFASKAEAPKAKALDFLFEDKLAHLDLAAMTADMQETLGRLGADPRLALERYEMAVNVSFHALASTTGMTQAERQTMASWSFMGMGRSGDEVTGFDYDGNFSFTADAILQRSLTDADRFVKRVLGLFNPVRCPSYRGAVLLSPRAVQELLLGMMLYHAGGRQVMDGKSRWDKSVGSKVASSLFTLTDLPHDVRFSGATAFDSDGVPTRSQSIVERGVLTRHLHDCYSAKRCHASTTGTAGGPFALSLSAGDKALATILKEHDQLLVVDRFSGNSDPIKGDFSGVAKSSRLFQHGDDRGSVTETMIAGNFFAIADAVLAVSKEVEIVSGGFVSPYVLVDGVSVTGE